From one Actinomyces sp. Marseille-P3109 genomic stretch:
- a CDS encoding exodeoxyribonuclease III, translating into MRIATVNVNGIRAAARKGMGEWLASSAPDILLLQEVRADEQIAADLLSGYEAAIWPCRVKGRAGVGVAVREGGPAVLGELRYGVAAPGTEEPDVDSGRWLEADLTLTGLDGVEQLTVISAYLHSGQLGTEKMDQKYAHLALVDARMADLLAASRDGGPQVLMAGDLNVVRSERDIKNWKPNHNKIAGVMDEEIAHLEGWFASGWVDASRHLVGDEEQGPYTWWSQRGKAFDNNAGWRIDYQVLTPALAERARSVSVDRAPDYASRWSDHAPLIIEYS; encoded by the coding sequence ATGCGTATCGCCACCGTCAACGTCAATGGCATCCGGGCCGCCGCCCGTAAAGGCATGGGGGAGTGGCTCGCGTCCTCGGCCCCCGACATCCTCCTGCTCCAGGAGGTCCGCGCCGACGAGCAGATCGCGGCCGATCTCCTGTCCGGCTACGAGGCCGCCATCTGGCCCTGCCGCGTCAAGGGGCGCGCCGGCGTGGGCGTCGCCGTACGCGAGGGCGGCCCCGCCGTCCTCGGCGAGCTGCGCTACGGCGTGGCGGCGCCCGGGACCGAGGAGCCCGACGTCGACTCCGGCCGCTGGCTCGAGGCCGACCTGACGCTCACCGGGCTCGACGGCGTCGAGCAGCTCACCGTCATCTCCGCCTACCTCCACTCCGGACAGCTCGGCACCGAGAAGATGGACCAGAAGTACGCCCACCTCGCGCTCGTCGATGCCCGCATGGCCGACCTCCTGGCCGCCAGCCGTGATGGCGGGCCCCAGGTCCTCATGGCCGGCGACCTCAACGTGGTGCGCTCCGAGCGCGACATCAAGAACTGGAAGCCCAACCACAACAAGATCGCCGGCGTCATGGATGAGGAGATCGCCCACCTGGAGGGCTGGTTCGCCTCCGGCTGGGTGGACGCCTCGCGCCACCTCGTGGGGGACGAGGAGCAGGGGCCCTACACGTGGTGGTCCCAGCGCGGCAAGGCCTTCGACAACAACGCCGGCTGGAGGATCGACTACCAGGTCCTTACCCCCGCCCTGGCTGAGCGGGCCCGCAGCGTGTCCGTGGACCGGGCACCCGACTACGCCTCGCGCTGGTCCGACCACGCCCCGCTCATCATCGAGTACAGCTGA
- a CDS encoding 2'-5' RNA ligase family protein, whose amino-acid sequence MQIPAPDAHQCVIGVAIALPPHYAAQVRAVREAAGDPLAEVVPPHITLLPPTAVDVDSLDDVMRHLRHVAAATQPFDVHLDEVGTFRPVSPVVYLDLRSGAEECDRLQERVRDRRGPLARSLSFPFHPHVTLAHEVADEGLDTAARKGVELTMDFTVTKLHLYRHLGRPGQSSQPGRFTHRDRNDGPDAAGGWEVAAVFAFGGSLVPTVPEAADANGATEVPAASAPETTPVVSL is encoded by the coding sequence ATGCAGATCCCCGCACCCGACGCGCACCAGTGCGTCATCGGTGTGGCCATCGCCCTGCCCCCTCACTATGCCGCTCAGGTGCGGGCGGTGCGGGAGGCTGCCGGAGACCCTCTGGCCGAGGTCGTCCCACCCCATATCACTCTGCTGCCCCCCACGGCCGTCGACGTCGACTCACTCGACGATGTCATGCGTCACCTGCGTCACGTGGCCGCCGCGACGCAGCCCTTCGACGTGCACCTCGACGAGGTCGGAACCTTCCGGCCCGTCAGTCCGGTGGTCTACCTCGATCTGCGCAGCGGCGCCGAGGAGTGCGACCGCCTCCAGGAGCGTGTACGCGACCGCCGGGGCCCCCTGGCCCGGTCGCTCAGCTTCCCCTTCCATCCGCACGTGACGCTGGCCCACGAGGTGGCCGATGAAGGCCTCGACACGGCCGCCAGGAAGGGGGTGGAGCTGACCATGGACTTCACCGTCACCAAGCTCCACCTCTACCGCCACCTCGGCCGGCCCGGCCAGTCCAGTCAGCCCGGGCGGTTCACTCATCGCGACCGGAACGACGGGCCCGATGCCGCCGGAGGCTGGGAGGTTGCCGCCGTCTTCGCCTTCGGAGGCTCGCTTGTGCCCACCGTCCCTGAGGCGGCTGACGCCAATGGGGCGACTGAGGTACCCGCTGCCTCGGCGCCTGAGACGACTCCCGTGGTCTCGTTGTGA
- a CDS encoding choice-of-anchor L domain-containing protein: protein MAALALGAASSAMAAPTPNTAGQSTTSLRDASTVSPQSLAQMVAGPNATVTNATVSGKDVQIGTVKGLPSDGNAITEGVALSTGSLIDPDPTADSDVDFTRSAVLGPNNALDTTGDFGAIEDPAGLMQVAGTDVYDEAILEFDVTATSSNVVLYYSLGSEEYAGATEGTPASWQSRGYKDPLSIQVNGTECAYVPGSQTAVSAATVNESSNADYYTANVSGHTPGQIPVEFNGYTSALPCQAAVTPGQAVHVRVAIADAQDGQLDSTVLLRTQGLGFTDKQITEPCTAKAGTCDIPGVGNGSNGSNGSNGSNGSNSNGSTTPVGQGKPGVTDYSAATPTSGTSARTIAGLPLTGTQALFMGVVALLLLTAGGVALRLRRRRLAGSEVD from the coding sequence ATGGCTGCACTCGCCCTCGGCGCCGCCAGTTCGGCCATGGCCGCTCCGACGCCGAACACGGCAGGGCAGTCCACCACCTCCCTGCGTGACGCCTCCACTGTGAGCCCTCAGTCCCTCGCCCAGATGGTGGCCGGCCCGAACGCCACCGTGACCAATGCGACCGTCTCCGGCAAGGACGTCCAGATCGGCACGGTCAAGGGCCTGCCGAGCGACGGCAACGCCATCACCGAGGGGGTGGCCCTGTCCACCGGCTCCCTCATCGACCCCGACCCCACCGCCGACTCCGACGTCGACTTCACCCGTTCCGCGGTCCTGGGGCCCAACAACGCACTCGACACCACTGGTGACTTCGGTGCCATCGAGGATCCGGCCGGTCTGATGCAGGTGGCCGGTACAGACGTTTACGACGAGGCCATCCTCGAGTTCGACGTCACCGCCACCAGCTCCAACGTCGTCCTCTACTACAGCCTCGGCTCCGAGGAGTACGCCGGTGCCACCGAGGGCACTCCGGCCTCCTGGCAGTCCCGCGGCTACAAGGACCCGCTGAGCATCCAGGTCAACGGCACCGAGTGCGCCTACGTGCCCGGCTCCCAGACGGCCGTGAGCGCAGCCACCGTCAACGAGTCCTCGAACGCCGACTACTACACCGCCAATGTCTCGGGGCATACGCCGGGCCAGATCCCGGTGGAGTTCAACGGCTACACCTCGGCTCTTCCCTGCCAGGCCGCTGTCACTCCGGGGCAGGCGGTGCACGTGCGCGTGGCCATCGCCGACGCCCAGGACGGTCAGCTCGACTCCACGGTCCTTCTGCGCACCCAGGGGCTGGGCTTCACCGACAAGCAGATCACCGAGCCCTGCACCGCCAAGGCCGGCACCTGCGATATCCCCGGCGTCGGCAACGGATCCAACGGATCCAATGGGTCCAACGGCTCGAACGGGTCGAACAGCAACGGCTCGACCACTCCTGTCGGCCAAGGCAAGCCGGGCGTCACCGACTACAGTGCCGCCACACCCACCTCGGGAACCTCGGCCAGGACGATCGCCGGTCTGCCCCTGACCGGAACCCAGGCGCTCTTCATGGGTGTCGTCGCCCTGCTGCTCCTGACCGCCGGTGGCGTGGCGCTCAGGCTGCGCCGTCGTCGCCTGGCCGGTTCCGAGGTCGACTGA
- a CDS encoding mannose-1-phosphate guanylyltransferase, translated as MTDTPGNPGGSTQAAHPCGSGPSDGSVPAIHAIIPAGGAGTRLWPLSRRHRPKFLLDLTGAGHSLLQDTVERLAPVTATTTVVTGVAHIAAVADQLPQVPRENLLAEPSPRDSMAAIGLAAAVIAHRHGRDAVVGSFAADHTVADRTAFAGAVRQAALLAEQGWVVTIGIEATGPSTAFGYIHAGDPTDVPGAPDGRRVLGFTEKPDADTAAAYLATGDYRWNAGMFVVRAGVLLDHLAELRPQLAAGIEAIAAAWDVPEREEVLAERWPALEKIAIDHAIAEPVAAAGGVATVPVSMGWNDVGGFDALTELVAPRSEGPAAGAGVLDSVDSADGADGADGADGADGADGAETVDGSAPEAPRADVRVVGSDGALIASTSGRTVVLLGVPGAVVVDTPDALLVTTPEHAQGVKGVVDALRAAGREDLL; from the coding sequence GTGACTGACACTCCTGGTAACCCCGGCGGCTCCACTCAGGCCGCGCATCCCTGCGGCTCGGGTCCCTCCGATGGCTCGGTCCCGGCCATTCACGCCATCATCCCCGCCGGCGGCGCGGGCACCCGGCTGTGGCCGCTCAGCCGCCGCCACCGCCCCAAGTTCCTCCTCGACCTCACCGGGGCCGGCCATAGCCTCCTGCAGGACACCGTCGAGCGCCTGGCCCCAGTGACCGCGACCACGACGGTCGTCACCGGCGTCGCCCACATCGCCGCCGTCGCCGACCAGCTCCCGCAGGTCCCGCGCGAGAACCTCCTGGCCGAGCCGTCCCCGCGCGACTCCATGGCGGCCATCGGCCTGGCCGCCGCCGTCATCGCCCACCGCCACGGGCGTGACGCCGTCGTCGGCTCCTTCGCCGCCGACCACACGGTGGCCGACCGGACCGCCTTCGCCGGTGCCGTGCGCCAGGCCGCCCTCCTGGCCGAGCAGGGCTGGGTGGTCACCATCGGGATCGAGGCCACCGGACCCTCGACCGCCTTCGGTTACATCCACGCCGGAGACCCCACCGACGTGCCCGGAGCCCCCGACGGGCGCAGGGTCCTGGGCTTCACCGAGAAGCCCGACGCCGACACCGCCGCCGCCTATCTGGCCACCGGCGACTACCGATGGAACGCCGGCATGTTCGTGGTCCGTGCGGGCGTGCTCCTGGACCATCTGGCCGAGCTCAGGCCGCAGCTGGCGGCCGGCATCGAGGCCATCGCCGCGGCCTGGGACGTCCCCGAGCGCGAGGAGGTCCTGGCCGAGCGCTGGCCGGCCCTGGAGAAGATCGCCATCGACCACGCCATCGCCGAGCCAGTGGCCGCCGCCGGGGGAGTGGCCACCGTGCCGGTCTCCATGGGGTGGAACGACGTCGGCGGCTTCGACGCTCTCACCGAGCTCGTCGCCCCCCGCAGCGAGGGCCCGGCGGCCGGGGCCGGCGTGCTCGACAGCGTCGACAGTGCTGATGGTGCTGATGGTGCTGATGGTGCTGATGGTGCTGATGGTGCTGATGGTGCTGAAACCGTTGACGGCTCAGCTCCCGAGGCCCCTCGGGCCGATGTCCGGGTGGTCGGCTCCGACGGTGCTCTCATCGCCTCCACGTCCGGACGCACGGTGGTGCTGCTGGGCGTGCCGGGTGCCGTCGTCGTCGACACACCTGACGCCCTCCTGGTCACCACGCCCGAGCACGCCCAGGGCGTCAAGGGCGTCGTCGACGCCCTGAGAGCGGCCGGGCGCGAGGACCTGCTCTAG
- a CDS encoding ABC transporter permease, which translates to MNGILTGFFGAIVEAWAQLRIGKLRVLLSLVGVAAAVAAMTFVIAMGQVSVSAINKAGEKYNGRLGTVTINVNPTGKGLSQALQADDAPGASADASSGSSTGGAGGSSGSSGSGGGAGSGGGSSDTSTTSAATSARISAAMSNFVERYEVTSWATTYTSNVRFSFPDGARSVSTQTVSLSYGLLHHKTVAQGRWFTAQDEDDLSPSLVVTQGFLDAMGIQQFTEPITITSFSPVQTSFTIVGVLEAEDLALIGCSGDPEQDAGLPCTQPVTAFALNTPYETWLPKDADRPAPTLEVWAGKSGAKQMASLAKKDLDARFGQGSTQASDNLSGGSLSSSASTFTKVVTAAGVFVMLLGALSLVNIALVTVRQRIHEIGVRRSFGATSRRIFFSIMMESVVATVVAGIVGIGIAIIGIRTLPWAAYLGIPVTNTPPFPMVAAVIGLVAATAVGALAGIIPAIVATRIRPIDAIRY; encoded by the coding sequence ATGAACGGGATTCTCACCGGATTCTTCGGTGCCATCGTCGAGGCCTGGGCCCAGCTGCGCATCGGCAAGCTGCGAGTCCTGCTGTCCCTGGTGGGCGTGGCGGCCGCGGTGGCCGCCATGACCTTCGTCATCGCCATGGGGCAGGTCTCCGTCAGCGCGATCAACAAGGCCGGCGAGAAGTACAACGGCCGGCTGGGCACGGTGACGATCAACGTCAACCCCACCGGCAAGGGTCTGAGTCAGGCGCTCCAGGCCGACGACGCTCCCGGGGCGAGCGCGGACGCGAGCAGCGGCAGCAGCACCGGTGGCGCCGGGGGCAGTAGCGGCTCGTCGGGCTCGGGCGGCGGTGCAGGCAGCGGTGGGGGCAGCTCGGACACCAGCACCACCAGCGCCGCCACCTCCGCGAGGATCTCGGCGGCGATGAGCAACTTCGTCGAGCGCTACGAGGTGACGTCCTGGGCCACCACCTACACCTCCAACGTGCGTTTCTCCTTCCCCGACGGCGCCCGCTCCGTTTCCACCCAGACAGTGAGCCTGAGCTACGGGCTGCTGCACCACAAGACCGTGGCCCAGGGACGCTGGTTCACCGCGCAGGACGAGGACGACCTCTCCCCGAGCCTGGTCGTCACCCAGGGATTCCTCGACGCGATGGGGATCCAGCAGTTCACCGAGCCGATCACCATCACCTCCTTCTCCCCCGTGCAGACCTCCTTCACGATCGTCGGCGTGCTGGAGGCGGAGGACCTCGCCCTCATCGGATGCAGCGGCGACCCTGAGCAGGACGCGGGCCTGCCGTGCACGCAGCCGGTCACCGCCTTCGCCCTCAACACGCCCTACGAGACCTGGCTGCCCAAGGACGCCGATCGCCCGGCCCCAACCCTGGAGGTCTGGGCCGGCAAGAGCGGCGCCAAGCAGATGGCGAGCCTGGCCAAGAAGGACCTGGACGCGCGCTTCGGCCAGGGCTCGACCCAGGCCTCCGACAACCTCTCCGGCGGCAGCCTGAGCTCCAGCGCGAGCACCTTCACCAAGGTGGTCACGGCCGCGGGCGTGTTCGTCATGCTCCTGGGCGCCCTGAGCCTGGTCAACATCGCGCTGGTGACGGTGCGCCAGCGCATCCACGAGATCGGGGTACGGCGCTCCTTCGGAGCCACGAGCCGGCGCATCTTCTTCTCCATCATGATGGAGTCCGTGGTGGCCACGGTGGTGGCCGGAATCGTCGGCATCGGGATCGCGATCATCGGGATACGCACCCTGCCTTGGGCCGCGTACCTGGGCATCCCGGTCACCAACACGCCGCCCTTCCCCATGGTGGCCGCCGTCATCGGCCTAGTCGCGGCCACCGCCGTCGGTGCCCTGGCAGGGATCATCCCGGCGATCGTGGCCACGCGCATCCGGCCGATCGACGCCATCCGCTACTGA
- a CDS encoding YihY/virulence factor BrkB family protein produces MIERVKALLAAGRRTRVGRALIRYGTARGALMAGGIAYTAMFSVFAVLVIGVTLLMTMLGNHPTIRAAVVDSINSMLPGVVDAGNGRGLVSVDQLTLTSALNLGSVVAAGALIYSVISLMGTLKIALRAMFGLVNPVMRPVFGQLANAAGFLVIVAGVLVTAVASVVTTTLSGSVGRALGMPESLTGTGAWLVTLLISFLIDTGVLALLITICGIRPPRRDLALGCMLGAFALGVLRQVGTGAVGSVARNPVLASFAAIAVLVLWLHLTSRIVLLMAAWMANPPLPRDVDHPDEVHAHERPNYVTLSVPETLAWPRQSITGSLEADPTAHPDYVPPVPIP; encoded by the coding sequence GTGATCGAGCGGGTCAAGGCGCTGCTGGCGGCCGGGCGGCGCACGCGTGTGGGACGGGCCCTGATCCGTTACGGCACGGCGCGCGGTGCTCTCATGGCCGGCGGGATCGCTTACACCGCCATGTTCTCGGTCTTCGCGGTGCTGGTCATCGGCGTGACCCTGCTCATGACGATGCTCGGCAATCACCCCACCATCCGCGCGGCTGTTGTCGACTCGATCAACTCCATGCTGCCCGGCGTCGTCGACGCCGGTAACGGCCGGGGGCTGGTGTCGGTGGACCAGCTGACACTCACCTCCGCGCTCAACCTGGGGTCCGTGGTGGCGGCGGGAGCGCTCATCTACTCGGTCATCAGCCTCATGGGCACTCTCAAGATCGCGCTGCGCGCCATGTTCGGGCTGGTCAACCCCGTGATGAGGCCGGTGTTCGGGCAACTGGCGAATGCCGCCGGCTTCCTCGTCATCGTGGCCGGAGTGCTGGTGACGGCCGTCGCCTCGGTGGTGACGACGACGCTGTCGGGCAGTGTGGGGCGGGCCCTGGGCATGCCGGAGTCCCTGACCGGGACCGGGGCCTGGTTGGTGACGCTCCTCATCTCCTTCCTCATCGATACCGGTGTCCTGGCACTCCTCATCACCATCTGTGGGATCCGTCCGCCCCGACGTGATCTGGCGCTGGGCTGCATGCTGGGGGCCTTCGCGCTCGGTGTGCTGCGTCAGGTGGGCACCGGTGCGGTCGGCTCGGTGGCGCGTAACCCGGTCCTGGCCTCCTTCGCCGCCATCGCCGTCCTCGTCCTGTGGCTGCACCTGACCAGCCGCATCGTGCTGCTCATGGCGGCCTGGATGGCCAACCCGCCGCTGCCTCGCGACGTCGACCACCCCGACGAGGTCCACGCCCACGAGCGCCCCAACTACGTGACGCTCTCCGTACCCGAGACCCTGGCCTGGCCCCGCCAGTCCATCACCGGCAGCCTCGAGGCGGATCCGACGGCGCACCCCGACTACGTCCCCCCGGTGCCGATCCCCTGA
- the galK gene encoding galactokinase, protein MTNDAPVFAPAMSPQEGVEAATALFREVFEAEPDGVWYAPGRVNIIGEHTDYNGGLALPIALPHRAHLALRRRDDRVVRLVSPQTREKVDVTDLDTIGPKGTPGEVAHWASYIAGVAWALERDGFENLPGFDAALVSCVPLGGGLSSSAALECSAAVAIDEVAALGLAGTPEEPNDAGRARLVTNCVRTENEMAGAPTGGMDQSASLRCREGHALELDCRDGSVTHVPFDLAADDLALLVIDTKAKHSLDDGQYGARRAACERAAQVLGVDLLADIAIEDLPAALERLAASADVQDAGEAEELVKRTRHVVTEIDRTRRLVELLQDGRPLRGQKLAAVGELMDASHESLRVDYECTCPELDVAVEAARAARAHGARMTGGGFGGSAIALVDADAVHDVAAAVADAYEREGFNPPAFLDAVPAAPAGRLA, encoded by the coding sequence ATGACCAACGATGCTCCCGTCTTCGCCCCTGCCATGAGCCCTCAGGAGGGCGTCGAGGCCGCAACCGCCCTGTTCCGCGAGGTTTTCGAGGCCGAGCCCGACGGCGTCTGGTACGCCCCCGGGCGCGTCAACATCATCGGCGAGCACACCGACTACAACGGCGGCCTGGCCCTGCCGATCGCTCTGCCCCACCGGGCGCACCTGGCGCTGCGACGCCGCGATGACCGCGTCGTGCGCCTGGTCTCCCCCCAGACCCGGGAGAAGGTCGATGTCACGGACCTCGACACGATCGGTCCCAAGGGGACCCCCGGCGAGGTGGCGCACTGGGCCTCCTACATCGCCGGCGTCGCCTGGGCCCTGGAGCGCGACGGGTTCGAGAACCTGCCCGGCTTCGACGCCGCCCTCGTCTCCTGCGTGCCCCTGGGAGGCGGACTGTCCTCCTCGGCGGCCCTGGAGTGCTCGGCGGCCGTCGCCATCGACGAGGTCGCGGCCCTGGGCCTGGCCGGCACGCCCGAGGAGCCCAACGACGCCGGGCGCGCCCGCCTGGTGACCAACTGCGTGCGCACCGAGAACGAGATGGCCGGGGCCCCCACCGGCGGCATGGACCAGTCGGCCTCCCTGCGCTGCCGCGAGGGCCACGCCCTGGAGCTGGACTGCCGCGACGGCTCGGTGACCCACGTCCCCTTCGACCTGGCCGCCGACGACCTGGCCCTGCTGGTCATCGACACCAAGGCCAAGCACTCCCTGGACGACGGCCAGTACGGGGCCAGAAGGGCCGCCTGCGAGCGCGCCGCCCAGGTCCTCGGCGTCGACCTCTTGGCGGACATCGCGATCGAGGACCTGCCAGCCGCCCTGGAGCGCCTGGCCGCAAGCGCCGACGTCCAGGACGCCGGAGAGGCCGAAGAGCTGGTCAAGCGCACCCGCCACGTGGTCACCGAGATCGACCGCACCCGCAGGCTGGTCGAGCTCCTCCAGGACGGGCGCCCCCTGCGCGGCCAGAAGCTCGCCGCGGTGGGCGAGCTCATGGACGCCTCGCACGAGTCGCTGCGCGTGGACTACGAGTGCACCTGCCCCGAGCTGGACGTGGCCGTGGAGGCGGCTCGCGCCGCCCGCGCCCACGGAGCCCGCATGACCGGCGGAGGATTCGGCGGCTCGGCGATCGCCCTGGTGGACGCCGATGCCGTCCACGACGTGGCCGCGGCCGTCGCGGACGCCTACGAGCGCGAGGGATTCAACCCGCCGGCCTTCCTCGACGCGGTTCCCGCCGCCCCAGCTGGTCGACTCGCCTGA
- a CDS encoding biotin-requiring enzyme produces the protein MEDAVKRFVWPALKTLIAVIVAVALVKIAFFPSQNEGATADISPGYAANVKTVAVTTGSISNTVEVKGRIVQDAAVDVQADLAGVVDSVAVEKDTLVSAGEPLLYIKHSESQSPVTRTDEEGNVTQTPVADKVTWSTIYAPVSGTVTPKVIKQQETGVGVVVATITPSTYSATGTVNASQQYRLTNAPTAATLTLEGGPAPFQCSNLKVGTKSTTSTTTGGDGSTTTTSGDGTSVEMRCSVPADQKVFAGMPATISVDAGSASDTLLVPVTAVEGKVGSGFVWLVPDSGDASQAVKTAVTLGITDGTNIQVTAGLKADQKILQFVPNKDTRRTGTPDTCEQDNSACYDSDGKEIL, from the coding sequence ATGGAGGACGCCGTGAAGCGCTTCGTCTGGCCCGCCCTCAAGACCCTCATCGCGGTGATCGTCGCCGTCGCCCTGGTGAAGATCGCCTTCTTCCCCTCGCAGAACGAGGGCGCCACAGCCGACATCTCCCCCGGTTACGCCGCCAACGTCAAGACCGTCGCCGTGACCACCGGCAGCATCTCCAACACGGTCGAGGTCAAGGGCCGCATCGTCCAGGACGCCGCCGTCGACGTCCAGGCCGACCTGGCCGGGGTGGTGGACTCCGTGGCCGTGGAAAAGGACACGCTGGTCAGCGCCGGAGAGCCGCTGCTCTACATCAAGCACTCCGAGTCCCAGAGCCCGGTGACCAGGACCGATGAGGAGGGCAACGTCACCCAGACACCGGTGGCGGACAAGGTCACCTGGTCCACGATCTACGCGCCCGTCAGCGGCACGGTGACCCCCAAGGTCATCAAGCAGCAGGAGACCGGCGTCGGCGTGGTCGTGGCCACGATCACGCCCTCCACCTACTCGGCCACCGGCACCGTCAACGCCTCCCAGCAGTACCGGCTCACCAACGCCCCCACCGCCGCGACCCTGACGCTGGAGGGAGGTCCGGCCCCCTTCCAGTGCAGCAATCTCAAGGTCGGCACGAAGTCCACCACCTCCACGACCACCGGCGGGGACGGCTCGACGACGACCACCTCCGGGGACGGCACCAGCGTGGAGATGCGTTGCTCGGTGCCCGCAGACCAGAAGGTCTTCGCCGGCATGCCGGCCACCATCAGCGTCGACGCGGGCAGCGCCTCCGACACCCTGCTGGTTCCGGTCACCGCCGTGGAGGGCAAGGTCGGCTCGGGCTTCGTCTGGCTGGTTCCCGACTCCGGGGACGCCTCCCAGGCCGTCAAGACCGCCGTGACCCTGGGAATCACCGACGGCACGAACATCCAGGTCACCGCCGGCCTCAAGGCTGACCAGAAGATTCTGCAGTTCGTGCCCAACAAGGACACGCGCCGCACCGGGACGCCGGACACCTGCGAGCAGGACAACTCCGCCTGCTACGACTCCGACGGCAAGGAGATCCTGTGA
- a CDS encoding acylphosphatase, whose product MSEAGTRLRTVHVLVHGTVQGVGFRYHCAYTAQELGVVGQVRNLPDGDVEVMAQGDPDAVARLISWLKRGPRWASVRTITVTDLRAGCLEDRRFEITG is encoded by the coding sequence ATGAGCGAGGCCGGCACGCGATTAAGAACCGTTCACGTCCTGGTCCACGGCACCGTCCAGGGGGTGGGCTTCCGCTACCACTGCGCCTACACCGCTCAGGAGCTGGGCGTGGTGGGGCAGGTCCGCAACCTGCCCGACGGCGACGTCGAGGTCATGGCCCAGGGTGATCCGGACGCGGTAGCCCGGCTGATATCGTGGCTGAAACGCGGCCCGCGGTGGGCCTCGGTGCGCACCATCACCGTCACCGACCTGCGCGCCGGTTGCCTGGAGGACCGCCGGTTCGAGATCACCGGATGA
- a CDS encoding ABC transporter ATP-binding protein, with translation MSGLLELRGITRTFAVPDSAPLEILTGVDLSVSPGEHVAIVGRSGTGKSTLLNILGLIDKPTSGHYTLSGTDTSRLGESRRAHLRGRTFGFVFQSFNLIPGLSTTENVAAPLLYDTGTAFWTRSSRAAELLEAVGLGDKVDSPISRLSGGEQQRVAIARALSRRPSVILADEPTGALDVDTGNSVMTLLERQCAENGAALIIITHDLAVAGRAHTQYRLDHGVLTPISVKRQKVGSLEEFREVIAPPVSPDPTAPISHEGAS, from the coding sequence GTGAGCGGGCTGCTGGAGCTGCGGGGGATCACCCGTACCTTCGCCGTGCCCGACTCCGCGCCGCTGGAGATCCTCACCGGCGTCGACCTGAGCGTCTCCCCCGGCGAGCACGTGGCCATCGTGGGGCGCTCGGGAACGGGCAAGTCCACCCTGCTCAACATCCTGGGGCTCATCGACAAGCCGACGTCGGGTCACTACACGCTCAGCGGCACCGACACCTCCCGGCTCGGCGAGAGCCGGCGGGCCCACCTGCGGGGCCGGACCTTCGGCTTCGTCTTCCAGTCCTTCAACCTCATCCCGGGACTGAGCACCACCGAGAACGTGGCCGCCCCGCTCCTGTACGACACCGGAACGGCCTTCTGGACCCGCAGCTCGCGTGCGGCCGAGCTGCTGGAGGCCGTGGGCCTGGGAGACAAGGTGGACTCGCCCATCTCACGCCTCTCGGGCGGTGAGCAGCAGAGGGTCGCCATTGCCCGGGCCCTGTCCCGGCGTCCCAGCGTCATCCTGGCCGATGAGCCCACCGGTGCCCTCGACGTCGACACCGGCAACTCGGTCATGACGCTCCTGGAGCGCCAGTGCGCCGAGAACGGCGCCGCCCTCATCATCATCACCCACGACCTGGCCGTGGCCGGCCGCGCCCATACGCAGTACCGCCTCGATCACGGCGTCCTCACCCCGATCTCGGTCAAGCGCCAAAAGGTCGGCAGCCTCGAGGAGTTCAGAGAGGTCATCGCCCCTCCGGTCTCTCCCGACCCAACCGCCCCCATCAGCCATGAAGGAGCCTCATGA
- a CDS encoding DeoR/GlpR family DNA-binding transcription regulator has protein sequence MLARQRQEHILERVATTGGVRVADVVEELGISEMTVRRDITELVTQGLVERVHGGAVAAGPTTLEPRFTAKSTLNLDAKRRIGQAAAAMVRPGDSLALSAGTTTLALAQALTELEHFPTLTVITNSLPAAQVLFDAADVARAENRDAPTVVVTGGERTPSNALVGLVAVDALRTMRVEWVFLGAHGFTPEGGLMTPNLLEASANQALVAAGRTVVATLDSSKWGVLGLRSFCATRDIGVLVTDAEPDDDTVAALQQAGTRLTIAT, from the coding sequence ATGCTCGCCCGCCAGCGTCAGGAGCACATCCTGGAGCGAGTCGCGACCACCGGCGGCGTCCGCGTGGCCGACGTCGTCGAGGAGCTGGGGATCTCGGAGATGACCGTGCGCCGCGACATCACCGAGCTCGTCACCCAGGGCCTGGTCGAGCGCGTCCACGGCGGGGCGGTGGCGGCCGGCCCCACCACCCTCGAGCCCCGCTTCACCGCCAAGTCCACCCTCAACCTGGACGCCAAGCGCCGCATCGGCCAGGCTGCGGCCGCCATGGTGCGACCCGGGGACTCCCTGGCACTGTCGGCCGGGACCACCACCCTGGCGCTCGCCCAGGCCCTGACCGAGCTGGAGCACTTCCCCACCCTGACCGTCATCACGAACTCGCTGCCCGCCGCGCAGGTGCTCTTCGACGCCGCCGACGTCGCCCGCGCAGAGAACCGCGACGCCCCCACGGTGGTGGTCACCGGGGGCGAGCGCACGCCGTCGAACGCCCTGGTGGGACTGGTGGCCGTCGACGCGCTGCGCACGATGCGCGTGGAGTGGGTCTTCCTGGGCGCCCACGGCTTCACCCCCGAGGGCGGGCTCATGACCCCCAACCTCCTGGAGGCCTCCGCCAACCAGGCGCTCGTCGCCGCCGGGCGCACGGTGGTGGCCACCCTGGACTCCTCCAAGTGGGGGGTCCTGGGGCTGCGGTCCTTCTGCGCCACCCGGGACATCGGGGTCCTGGTGACCGACGCCGAGCCCGACGACGACACCGTCGCCGCCCTCCAGCAGGCCGGCACCCGGCTGACGATCGCGACCTGA